The following coding sequences lie in one Lolium perenne isolate Kyuss_39 chromosome 2, Kyuss_2.0, whole genome shotgun sequence genomic window:
- the LOC139835909 gene encoding uncharacterized protein: protein MPTSYVMKAITKVLMTWLQTTIHALVDADQTGFLSGHHISENIVYAADLLRCCHSRKAPTLVFKIDFRKAFDSGDPLSPHLFIIVADVLQRLIRNAWASGTIAHPLSPDTPCPVLQCADDTLILCKASTEVAACLKQVLDDFALATGLIINFHKSCFIPMDVGSGDAASMATFLGCPISSFPQPYLGLPLSPTKLPASAFAPLSSPLIVGFLAGVHIFCPLG, encoded by the exons atgcccacgtcatatGTCATGAAAGCCATCACCAAGGTGCTTATGACTTGGCTGCAGACCACCATCCACGCGCTTGTTGATGCCGACCAAACGGGCTTCCTCTCGGGACACCACATCTCCGAGAACATCGTCTATGCAGCTGACCTCCTCCGCTGCTGCCATTCCAGAAAGGCCCCCACCCTCGTCTTCAAAATTGACTTTCGTAAGGCCTTCGACTCG GGCGACCCCCTATCCCCACACCTCTTCATCATCGTGGCTGATGTGCTGCAACGCCTGATTCGCAATGCTTGGGCCTCTGGAACCATTGCCCACCCCCTTTCCCCTGACACCCCGTGCCCAGTCCTCCAAtgcgccgacgacacccttatcCTCTGCAAAGCCTCTACAGAGGTTGCTGCCTGCCTTAAGCAGGTTCTGGACGACTTCGCCTTAGCCACGGGGCTTATTATCAACTTCCACAAGTCCTGCTTTATTCCCATGGACGTTGGGTCGGGCGACGCCGCGTCCATGGCGACTTTCCTTGGGTGCCCCATCTCCTCCTTCCCTCAGCCCTACCTAGGGCTGCCGCTCTCGCCCACCAAACTTCCTGCCTCTGCTTTTGCCCCCTTGTCCTCTCCTTTGATTGTAGGCTTTCTGGCTGGCGTGCACATCTTCTGTCCTCTGGGGTAG